A genomic region of Exiguobacterium oxidotolerans JCM 12280 contains the following coding sequences:
- a CDS encoding beta-ketoacyl-ACP synthase III, whose translation MNIGIVGLGTSLPERRITNDDLAKTLDTSDEWIRTRTGIGARRIATDEVDVTDLATEAAQQALIDANLTADDIGLIVVGTATGRAFPSTACIVQERLGALGATAFDISAACSGFIFALQTASSMMGATNSKYALVIGAEKMSSIVDWSDRSTAILFGDGAGAVVLGPTEQQGLNAFELGTDGRGAHLLFKELDGPIEMNGREVFKFAVRKLPEIVDKVIQKANGSLESLDLLIPHQANLRIIDAARERLGIDEKKVIVTIDEHANTSAASIPLALEEARRQGRLQPGTTLVLAGFGAGLTWGASYITWTKGENI comes from the coding sequence ATGAATATCGGGATTGTAGGACTAGGGACGTCATTACCAGAACGTCGGATTACAAATGATGATTTAGCGAAGACGCTTGATACGAGCGATGAATGGATTCGGACACGAACGGGAATCGGTGCAAGACGGATTGCAACAGACGAAGTCGATGTAACGGATTTAGCGACAGAGGCCGCTCAACAAGCATTGATTGATGCGAACCTAACAGCTGATGATATCGGATTGATCGTCGTCGGGACAGCGACAGGACGTGCCTTTCCTTCAACAGCCTGTATCGTTCAGGAACGGTTAGGGGCGTTAGGCGCGACGGCATTTGATATTAGTGCTGCTTGTAGCGGTTTCATCTTCGCTCTTCAAACAGCATCAAGCATGATGGGGGCGACGAACTCTAAGTATGCGCTCGTCATTGGAGCGGAAAAAATGTCGAGCATCGTCGACTGGTCAGACCGGTCGACAGCAATTTTGTTTGGTGATGGTGCAGGTGCAGTCGTCCTCGGACCAACAGAACAGCAAGGATTGAATGCGTTTGAACTCGGAACGGATGGGCGAGGGGCACATCTGTTGTTTAAAGAGTTGGATGGACCAATTGAAATGAACGGGCGAGAAGTGTTTAAATTTGCCGTTCGAAAATTACCAGAGATTGTCGATAAAGTCATTCAAAAAGCGAACGGATCGTTGGAATCACTTGACTTATTGATTCCGCACCAAGCAAACTTACGGATTATCGACGCGGCACGCGAACGATTAGGTATCGATGAAAAGAAAGTCATCGTCACGATTGATGAACATGCAAATACATCAGCGGCGTCGATTCCGTTGGCATTAGAAGAAGCACGGCGTCAAGGGCGACTACAACCGGGAACGACACTCGTTCTTGCAGGATTTGGTGCTGGCTTGACTTGGGGAGCTTCTTACATTACTTGGACTAAAGGGGAGAACATATAA
- the mtnN gene encoding 5'-methylthioadenosine/S-adenosylhomocysteine nucleosidase — MPIAIIGAMEEEVNLLRNELSERKDTMIANYHFYEGLLNSVPVVILKSGIGKVNAAIGTTLLLDHFKPSAVINTGSAGGFKAGLTVGDVVVSTEVRHHDVDVTAFGYEYGQVPGMPAAYVADEKLVATAEAVIERMESINVVHGLIVTGDSFIHDTERSTLIKKNFPDVAAVEMEAAPIAQVCHQFDVPFVVTRSISDSADEEASLSFDEFLEIASINSAKMVMEVVRTLADSEA; from the coding sequence ATGCCAATCGCTATCATTGGAGCAATGGAAGAAGAGGTCAACTTACTTCGGAATGAACTTTCTGAACGAAAAGACACGATGATCGCTAACTATCATTTTTATGAAGGTTTATTGAACAGTGTGCCAGTCGTCATCTTGAAATCAGGCATCGGGAAAGTGAATGCTGCGATTGGGACGACATTATTACTGGATCATTTTAAACCAAGTGCCGTCATCAACACGGGTTCTGCTGGTGGATTTAAGGCAGGGCTGACTGTCGGTGACGTCGTCGTCTCGACAGAAGTCCGTCATCATGATGTCGACGTGACGGCGTTTGGATACGAGTACGGTCAAGTGCCGGGAATGCCTGCTGCTTACGTGGCAGACGAAAAACTTGTCGCGACAGCTGAAGCCGTCATCGAACGGATGGAGTCGATTAATGTCGTTCACGGTCTAATCGTGACAGGAGATTCTTTCATTCATGATACAGAGCGCTCGACACTCATTAAAAAGAACTTCCCGGACGTCGCAGCAGTTGAAATGGAAGCAGCACCGATCGCACAAGTCTGTCATCAATTCGATGTTCCTTTCGTCGTAACACGTTCGATTTCGGATAGTGCAGATGAGGAAGCTTCCCTCTCATTTGATGAATTTTTAGAAATTGCGTCGATTAACTCTGCGAAGATGGTCATGGAAGTTGTACGAACGCTAGCAGATTCTGAAGCGTAA
- the greA gene encoding transcription elongation factor GreA yields the protein MAEKQYYMTLEGKAKIENELNELKSVRRKEVVENIKIARSFGDLSENAEYDSAKEEQAMVEGRIAQLEEMLRNVAIISEEEKDISVVSIGTTVTFLILEDDEEETYTIVGSAEADPFTGKISNESPIAKSLLGHSVGEKVSVQAPGGDFAVKITSIK from the coding sequence ATGGCAGAAAAACAGTACTATATGACGCTTGAAGGTAAAGCGAAAATTGAGAACGAATTAAACGAACTGAAGTCAGTCCGCCGTAAAGAAGTAGTTGAAAATATTAAGATTGCCCGATCTTTCGGAGACTTGTCTGAGAACGCAGAATATGATTCAGCGAAAGAAGAACAAGCGATGGTCGAAGGACGGATTGCACAACTTGAGGAAATGCTACGTAACGTAGCAATTATTTCTGAAGAAGAAAAGGATATTTCGGTCGTTAGTATCGGAACGACGGTCACATTCTTGATTCTTGAAGATGATGAAGAAGAAACGTACACGATTGTCGGAAGTGCAGAAGCGGATCCGTTCACAGGTAAAATCTCGAACGAATCACCAATCGCTAAAAGCTTACTCGGACATAGCGTAGGTGAGAAAGTATCGGTACAAGCTCCAGGTGGAGATTTCGCTGTAAAGATTACATCGATTAAATAA
- the udk gene encoding uridine kinase, with translation MQKPVVIGVAGGTGSGKTTVARSLVAAFPSESIVMIEQDAYYKDQSTLSMEERYQTNYDHPFAFDNDLLIDHIKSLRENIAVEKPVYDYVAHTRAEETIKLDPRDVIIVEGILALEDERLRELMDIKVFVDTDADVRILRRMQRDINERGRSIDSVVEQYTNVVRPMHLQFCEPTKRYADIIVPEGGENHVAIDLLVTKIRAILDYRTALDERGY, from the coding sequence ATGCAAAAACCGGTTGTAATTGGCGTTGCTGGAGGTACGGGATCAGGAAAGACGACAGTCGCACGCTCACTCGTCGCAGCTTTCCCGAGCGAATCGATCGTCATGATCGAGCAAGATGCTTATTATAAAGATCAAAGTACACTCTCGATGGAAGAAAGATATCAAACAAATTATGACCATCCGTTTGCATTCGATAATGATTTGCTGATTGATCATATCAAATCGTTACGCGAAAACATTGCGGTTGAAAAACCTGTTTATGATTACGTTGCGCATACGCGAGCGGAAGAGACGATTAAACTCGATCCACGAGATGTCATCATCGTTGAAGGGATTTTAGCGCTTGAAGATGAGCGTTTACGGGAACTGATGGATATTAAAGTGTTTGTCGACACGGATGCAGACGTACGGATTTTACGACGGATGCAACGTGATATCAACGAACGTGGTCGATCAATCGACTCGGTCGTCGAGCAGTATACGAATGTCGTCCGTCCGATGCATCTTCAGTTTTGTGAGCCGACAAAACGTTATGCAGATATCATCGTTCCGGAAGGTGGAGAGAATCATGTCGCGATTGATCTCCTCGTAACGAAGATTCGTGCCATCCTCGATTATCGAACAGCACTTGATGAAAGAGGATATTGA
- a CDS encoding O-methyltransferase produces the protein MNEFTAYVEAMIKPRDSLLEEMEAYAKEHHIPIIELTGSEVLLSLLTLQQPKRILELGTAIGYSAIRMARALPNARITTVERNAKRYEEAKAFIARSDVADRIDIVFADAVELAETLDQEFDAIFIDAAKGQYKKFFNGYGRLVPIGGILYTDNLFLHGDVLETDPKTFDRRRRRLVRLVKEFTVWMMEQEQYDTTIFPLGDGVSVSRKIKSE, from the coding sequence ATGAATGAGTTTACAGCGTATGTCGAAGCAATGATTAAGCCACGTGATTCGCTACTCGAAGAGATGGAAGCATATGCTAAGGAACATCACATCCCAATCATTGAGTTGACGGGGTCAGAAGTGTTATTATCGTTGCTGACGCTACAACAACCAAAGCGAATACTCGAACTAGGGACGGCAATTGGATATAGCGCGATTCGAATGGCACGTGCATTGCCAAACGCACGCATCACGACAGTCGAACGAAATGCAAAACGGTATGAAGAAGCAAAAGCATTCATCGCCCGGTCAGATGTCGCGGACCGAATTGACATCGTTTTTGCAGATGCAGTAGAATTAGCCGAAACCCTTGACCAAGAGTTCGATGCAATCTTCATCGATGCGGCGAAAGGGCAGTATAAAAAATTCTTCAACGGTTATGGGCGGCTTGTGCCAATAGGCGGGATTTTATACACGGATAATCTATTTTTACATGGTGATGTCTTAGAAACAGATCCAAAAACGTTTGATCGAAGAAGACGACGACTCGTCCGTCTCGTCAAGGAATTCACAGTCTGGATGATGGAACAAGAACAATACGATACGACGATTTTTCCGCTCGGAGACGGTGTTTCCGTAAGTCGAAAAATCAAGTCGGAATGA